The following coding sequences are from one Oncorhynchus kisutch isolate 150728-3 linkage group LG23, Okis_V2, whole genome shotgun sequence window:
- the ank1b gene encoding ankyrin-1 isoform X2: MAQAAKQLRKNKDLAELAAQELKDKEEEKNKKRNRSRDRRRKADAATSFLRAARSGNLDKALDHIKNKIDINTSNQNGLNGLHLASKEGHVKMVLGLLHAGIVLETTTKKGNTALHIAALAGQERVVAELVNYGANVNCQSQKGFSPLYMAAQENHLDVVKFLLENGANQSLPTEDGFTPLAVALQQGHENVVALLINYGTKGKVRLPALHIAARNDDTRTAAVLLQNDPNPDVLSKTGFTPLHIAAHYENLSVAQLLINRGANVNFTPKNGITPLHIASRRGNAIMVRLLLDRGAQIDAMTKDELTPLHCAARNGHVRIIDLLLDLGAPIHAKTKNGLSPIHMAAQGDHMDCVRQLLQYNAEIDDITLDHLTPLHVAAHCGHHRMAKVLLDKGAKANARALNGFTPLHIACKKNHMRSMDLLLKHSASLEAVTESGLTPLHVAAFMGHLNIVKNLLHRGASPNASNVKVETPLHMASRAGHCEVALFLLQNTAQVDAKAKDDQTPLHCAARMGHKELVKLLLEHKANPDSATTAGHTPLHIAAREGHTHTSRILLDGAAQQTKMTKKGFTPLHVACKYGKLDVVELLLERGANPNAAGKNGLTPLHVAVHHNNLEVAKLLVSKGGNAHSTARNGYTPLHIAAKQNQVEVAGCLLQYGASANAESLQGVTPLHLASQEGRPDMVALLISKQANVNLGNKNGLTPLHLVAQEGHVGIADTLVKQGASVYAASRMGYTALHVACHYGNIKMVKFLLQQQAHVNSKTRVGYTPLHQAAQQGHTDIVTLLLKHGAQPNDITTNGTSPLGIAKRLGYISVIDVLKLVTEEAVSVITTEKHRMSFPETVDEILDVSEDEGIAALTLGDELLGMDGARHLKLDDLKDQDDEFLSPKKTLRDFEGGLGTTPYSPAIPRIPCVSPETVLLEGHTPVPLPKDYDEDSLIPSSPATETSDNVSPVASPIHTGFLVSFMVDARGGSMRGSRHHGLRVIIPPRTCAAPTRITCRLVKPQKLTTPPPLVEGEGLASRIISLGPSSMQFLEPVIVEIPHFAALGRGDRELVVLRSENGSVWKEHRNRYGDEVLETILNGMDEDLESHEELEKKRIRRIISTDFPLYFAVVSRVQQESDLIGPEGGQLTSNLVPHVQAIFPETAVTKRVRLGLQAQPIPDELLTQQLGNQATFSPVVTVEPRRRKFHRPIGLRIPLPPSWRESPRDAGEGDTTSLRLLCSVIGGTAPAQWEDITGTTKLMYANNCANFTTNVSARFWLADCPRTAEAVTFANLLYRELMAVPYMAKFVIFAKMNEAREGRLRCYCMTDDKMDKTLELHENFSEVARSRDIEVMEGMPLHLECSGNLVPVRKATQQPRSFSFQAFRDNRLPVSVKVRDSNKEASGFLSFLRKSTKYEDSQHVLCNLNITMPPCVKVVGSEERRRTLTPLALRERYSMLNEPGLMNAMERTELKISLISEQLGLSWAELARELHFGVDDINRIRVENPNSLLDQSSALLNLWAGREGKRAKMESVYGALKNIDRSDIVSSVESQPQAEAGASEDGACRLADSDSTLLSPSVINEITDTGRPPVVYKPRVIGHPFFRRGYGLVQEELLSPASLQYSLPSPLGAEPYWQEVSSLECAPIATTEEDILMEMSDVQVWPSGVSPSLVTVEDSSLDGSSRADDSEGATLTLPFSLGRPSSGASWASGSIMGLEEEEEGEVEEVRQEPADRDRVRASGAVPKVNLNGQLGGQRSEGRRVEVAASVAGSSVTGGGGGGGQSSEEGLSVVSGQQVYAQLCEMSGLSRTMEHNGDNRVLGGSAFQPYLPDKDSLHGWAGLQTPRLPRQSVETLILLPGSREAQEAILTPINVDKEDCAVEFLAEEQFVDEHGKVVARNVGVDVRKGVQSVKRTSLRRVKH, encoded by the exons AATGGGCTCAACGGTTTGCATCTGGCCTCGAAAGAAGGCCACGTCAAGATGGTCCTGGGGCTACTACACGCTGGCATTGTCCTGGAGACCACAACTAAG AAAGGGAACACTGCCCTCCATATCGCTGCGTTGGCAGGCCAGGAGAGAGTGGTGGCTGAGCTTGTCAACTATGGAGCCAACGTCAATTGCCAGTCACAG AAAGGCTTCAGTCCCCTATACATGGCTGCACAAGAGAACCACTTAGATGTAGTAAAGTTTCTGCTAGAGAACGGAGCCAATCAGAGCCTTCCAACAGAG GATGGGTTCACGCCACTGGCGGTGGCTCTTCAGCAGGGTCATGAGAACGTGGTGGCCCTGCTCATCAACTACGGCACCAAGGGCAAGGTCCGTCTGCCCGCCTTGCACATCGCTGCACGCAACGACGACACACGCACTGCCGCAGTGCTGCTGCAGAACGACCCTAACCCTGACGTCCTCAGCAAG ACTGGCTTCACTCCTCTCCACATTGCGGCTCACTATGAGAACCTGAGTGTGGCCCAACTGCTAATAAACAGAGGCGCCAATGTCAACTTTACCCCCAAG AATGGTATCACCCCCCTACACATAGCCTCCAGGAGGGGTAATGCGATCATGGTTCGACTTTTGCTGGACAGAGGGGCCCAGATAGACGCCATGACCAAG GATGAGCTGACCCCTCTGCACTGTGCGGCCAGGAACGGTCATGTCAGGATCATCGATCTCCTGCTGGACCTGGGGGCTCCCATCCATGCCAAGACCAAG aatGGCCTGTCCCCCATCCACATGGCAGCCCAGGGAGACCACATGGACTGTGTGAGGCAGCTCCTCCAGTACAACGCCGAGATCGATGACATCACGCTGGACCACCTGACCCCTCTACACGTGGCGGCCCACTGTGGTCACCACCGCATGGCCAAAGTGCTGCTGGACAAGGGGGCCAAGGCCAACGCACGTGCACTG AACGGGTTCACTCCCCTCCACATTGCCTGTAAGAAGAACCACATGCGCTCCATGGACCTTCTGCTGAAACACTCTGCCTCCCTGGAGGCCGTCACAGAG TCTGGTCTGACTCCTCTTCATGTAGCAGCCTTCATGGGGCACCTGAACATCGTGAAGAACCTGCTCCATAGAGGAGCTTCACCCAACGCCTCCAATGTG AAAGTGGAGACGCCCCTCCACATGGCATCCAGGGCAGGCCACTGTGAGGTGGCTCTGTTCCTGTTGCAGAACACAGCACAGGTGGATGCCAAGGCTAAG GATGACCAGACCCCTCTCCACTGTGCGGCCCGTATGGGACATAAGGAGCTGGTCAAGCTGCTCCTGGAGCACAAGGCCAATCCCGACTCTGCTACCACCGCTGGCCACACCCCCTTACACATCGCCGCCCGCGAGGGACACACCCACACCAGCCGCATCCTCCTGGACGGGGCGGCCCAACAAACCAAGATGACAAAG AAAGGCTTCACTCCTCTCCATGTGGCCTGTAAGTACGGCAAGCTGGATGTGGTTGAGCTGCTGCTGGAGAGAGGAGCCAACCCCAACGCGGCTGGAAAG AATGGCCTGACTCCTTTACATGTGGCCGTCCATCACAACAATCTGGAGGTGGCCAAGCTGCTGGTTAGCAAGGGAGGCAACGCACACAGCACTGCCAGG AATGGCTACACTCCCCTGCACATTGCAGCCAAGCAGAACCAGGTGGAGGTGGCTGGCTGCCTGCTGCAGTACGGAGCCTCTGCCAACGCTGAGTCCCTCCAGGGGGTCACGCCCCTCCACCTGGCCTCCCAGGAGGGCCGGCCAGACATGGTGGCCCTGCTCATCTCCAAACAGGCTAATGTCAACCTGGGGAACAAG AATGGACTGACCCCTCTGCACCTGGTGGCCCAGGAAGGTCACGTAGGGATAGCAGACACCCTGGTCAAACAGGGGGCATCAGTCTACGCAGCCTCACGG aTGGGCTACACAGCGCTTCACGTGGCCTGTCACTATGGCAACATCAAGATGGTGaagttcctcctgcagcagcaggctcatGTGAACAGCAAGACCAGA GTGGGCTACACTCCCCTGCATCAGGCCGCCCAGCAGGGTCATACTGACATCGTTACCCTGCTGCTCAAACACGGAGCCCAGCCCAACGACATCACCACT AATGGGACTTCTCCTCTGGGCATCGCCAAGCGTCTGGGTTACATCTCTGTCATTGATGTGCTGAAGTTGGTCACAGAGGAGGCTGTTTCCGTG ATCACCACAGAGAAACATCGGATGAGTTTCCCTGAGACAGTGGATGAGATATTGGACGTTTCAGAGGATGAGG gCATTGCAGCGCTAACATTAG GTGATGAGTTGCTGGGGATGGATGGTGCTCGCCACCTGAAGCTTGACGACCTCAAGGACCAGGATGATGAATTCCTGTCCCCTAAGAAGACCCTGAGAGACTTTGAGGGTGGACTGGGTACCAC GCCATACTCTCCTGCTATTCCCAGAATCCCATGCGTATCCCCTGAGACCGTCCTGCTGGAGGGG CACACCCCTGTCCCCCTGCCTAAGGACTATGATGAGGACTCTCTGATCCCCAGCAGTCCTGCTACAGAGACCTCTGACAACGTCAGCCCAGTGGCCAGCCCTATACACACAGG GTTCCTGGTCAGTTTCATGGTGGATGCCCGGGGGGGCTCCATGCGTGGCAGCAGACACCACGGGCTGCGTGTCATCATCCCCCCTCGGACCTGTGCTGCCCCTACCCGCATCACCTGTCGTCTGGTCAAACCCCAGAAACTCACCACCCCTCCCCCGCTAGTGGAGGGAGAGGGCCTGGCCAGCCGTATCATCTCCCTGGGGCCCTCCAGTATGCAGTTCTTAGA GCCAGTGATAGTGGAGATTCCGCACTTTGCTGCTCTGGGTCGAGGGGACCGGGAGCTGGTGGTTCTGCGCAGTGAGAACGGCTCTGTCTGGAAGGAGCATCGCAATCGCTATGGCGACGAGGTGCTGGAGACCATTTTGAATGGCATGGATGAAG ACCTGGAGAGTCACGAGGAGTTGGAGAAGAAGAGAATCCGCCGAATCATCTCCACTGACTTCCCCCTCTACTTCGCTGTGGTGTCCCGCGTCCAGCAGGAGAGCGACCTGATTGGCCCAGAGGGAGGTCAGCTGACCAGTAACCTGGTCCCTCATGTCCAGGCCATCTTCCCTGAGACAGCGGTCACCAAGAGAGTTCGGCTGGGGCTGCAG GCTCAGCCGATCCCAGACGAGCTGCTGACTCAACAGCTTGGTAACCAAGCGACCTTCAGTCCAGTGGTCACGGTAGAGCCACGACGACGCAAGTTCCACCGGCCAATCGGATTACGTATCCCACTGCCCCCTTCTTGGAGGGAGAGTCCACGTGACGCTGGGGAGGGGGACACCACCAGCCTGCGCCTACTCTGCAGTGTCATTG GTGGAACAGCACCTGCCCAATGGGAGGATATAACTGGCACCACCAAGCTGATGTACGCCAACAACTGCGCCAACTTCACCACCAACGTCTCCGCAAG GTTCTGGCTGGCAGACTGCCCTCGCACGGCCGAGGCGGTGACCTTCGCCAACCTGCTGTACCGGGAGCTGATGGCAGTGCCCTACATGGCCAAGTTTGTGATATTCGCAAAAATGAACGAGGCGCGCGAGGGCCGCCTACGCTGCTACTGCATGACCGATGACAAGATGGACAAAACCCTGGAGCTGCATGAGAACTTCAGTGAGGTGGCACGGAGCCGGGATATAGAG GTGATGGAGGGCATGCCGCTGCACCTGGAGTGCTCTGGGAACCTGGTGCCTGTGAGGAAGGCCACTCAGCAGCCACGTAGCTTCAGCTTCCAAGCCTTCAGAGACAACAGACTGCCTGTCTCGGTCAAG GTTAGAGACAGCAATAAGGAGGCATCTGGGTTCCTTTCTTTCCTACGGAAGTCTACCAAGTATGAGGACTCCCAGCATGTGCTGTGTAACCTCAACATCACCATGCCACCCTGTGTCAAG GTTGTGGGGAGTGAGGAGCGCAGGCGAACTCTGACCCCACTGGCCCTGAGGGAGCGCTACAGCATGCTGAACGAGCCCGGTCTCA tgaaTGCCATGGAGAGGACAGAGCTCAAGATCTCCCTCATATCTGAACAGCTGGGCTTGAGCTGGGCAG AGTTGGCGCGGGAGCTGCATTTTGGTGTGGATGACATTAACAGAATCAGGGTGGAGAATCCTAACTCCCTCCTGGACCAGAGTTCAGCCCTGCTCAACCTGTGGGCCGGCCGGGAGGGCAAGAGGGCCAAGA TGGAGAGTGTGTATGGGGCTCTCAAAAACATTGACCGTTCAGACATTGTGAGTTCAGTGGAGAGCCAGCCACAGGCAGAGGCCGGGGCCTCAGAGGATGGGGCCTGCAGACTGGCCGACAGCGACTCCACCCTGCTCTCCCCCAGTGTTATCAATG AGATCACGGACACAGGTCGTCCACCTGTAGTCTACAAGCCAAGAGTTATTGGGCACCCATTTTTCAGAAGGG GTTACGGGCTGGTGCAGGAGGAGCTGCTCTCCCCGGCCTCCTTGCAGTACAGCCTGCCCTCTCCACTGGGTGCTGAGCCCTACTGGCAGGAGGTCTCCAGCCTGGAGTGTGCCCCAATCGCCACCACCGAAGAAGACATCCTGATGGAAATGTCTGACGTGCAGGTGTGGCCCTCGGGGGTCAGCCCCTCCCTGGTCACAGTGGAGGACTCATCCCTGGATGGCAGCAGCCGGGCTGATGACTCAGAGGGGGCCACCCTGACCCTTCCCTTCAGCCTGGGGCGCCCCAGCAGTGGGGCAAGCTGGGCCAGTGGCTCCATCATGGggctggaggaggaagaggaaggggaggtagAAGAGGTGCGGCAGGAGCCAGCAGACAGGGACAGGGTGAGGGCCAGTGGTGCGGTGCCAAAGGTCAACCTGAATGGCCAGCTGGGAGGTCAGAGGTCGGAGGGCAGGAGGGTGGAGGTAGCAGCATCAGTGGCGGGCAGCAGTgtgactggaggaggaggaggaggagggcagagtTCAGAGGAAGGGCTTTCTGTTGTTTCAGGACAGCAGGTCTATGCCCAGCTGTGTGAGATGTCAGGACTGAGCCGAACCATGGAGCACAACGGAGACAACAG ggtgTTGGGAGGAAGTGCATTCCAGCCATACCTACCCGACAAGGACTCCCTGCATGGCTGGGCGGGGTTGCAGACACCCAGGCTGCCCCGGCAGAGTGTGGAGACGCTGATATTGTTACCAGGGTCACGCGAAGCCCAGGAGGCTATCTTAACGCCG ATTAATGTTGATAAAGAGGACTGTGCTGTTGAGTTTCTGGCTGAGGAGCAGTTTGTGGACGAACATGGAAAAGTCGTCGCTAGAAAT GTGGGGGTGGATGTGAGGAAGGGTGTTCAGTCAGTGAAGCGTACCAGTCTGCGGAGAGtaaaacactga
- the ank1b gene encoding ankyrin-1 isoform X3, whose translation MAQAAKQLRKNKDLAELAAQELKDKEEEKNKKRNRSRDRRRKADAATSFLRAARSGNLDKALDHIKNKIDINTSNQNGLNGLHLASKEGHVKMVLGLLHAGIVLETTTKKGNTALHIAALAGQERVVAELVNYGANVNCQSQKGFSPLYMAAQENHLDVVKFLLENGANQSLPTEDGFTPLAVALQQGHENVVALLINYGTKGKVRLPALHIAARNDDTRTAAVLLQNDPNPDVLSKTGFTPLHIAAHYENLSVAQLLINRGANVNFTPKNGITPLHIASRRGNAIMVRLLLDRGAQIDAMTKDELTPLHCAARNGHVRIIDLLLDLGAPIHAKTKNGLSPIHMAAQGDHMDCVRQLLQYNAEIDDITLDHLTPLHVAAHCGHHRMAKVLLDKGAKANARALNGFTPLHIACKKNHMRSMDLLLKHSASLEAVTESGLTPLHVAAFMGHLNIVKNLLHRGASPNASNVKVETPLHMASRAGHCEVALFLLQNTAQVDAKAKDDQTPLHCAARMGHKELVKLLLEHKANPDSATTAGHTPLHIAAREGHTHTSRILLDGAAQQTKMTKKGFTPLHVACKYGKLDVVELLLERGANPNAAGKQNGLTPLHVAVHHNNLEVAKLLVSKGGNAHSTARNGYTPLHIAAKQNQVEVAGCLLQYGASANAESLQGVTPLHLASQEGRPDMVALLISKQANVNLGNKNGLTPLHLVAQEGHVGIADTLVKQGASVYAASRMGYTALHVACHYGNIKMVKFLLQQQAHVNSKTRVGYTPLHQAAQQGHTDIVTLLLKHGAQPNDITTNGTSPLGIAKRLGYISVIDVLKLVTEEAVSVITTEKHRMSFPETVDEILDVSEDEGDELLGMDGARHLKLDDLKDQDDEFLSPKKTLRDFEGGLGTTPYSPAIPRIPCVSPETVLLEGHTPVPLPKDYDEDSLIPSSPATETSDNVSPVASPIHTGFLVSFMVDARGGSMRGSRHHGLRVIIPPRTCAAPTRITCRLVKPQKLTTPPPLVEGEGLASRIISLGPSSMQFLEPVIVEIPHFAALGRGDRELVVLRSENGSVWKEHRNRYGDEVLETILNGMDEDLESHEELEKKRIRRIISTDFPLYFAVVSRVQQESDLIGPEGGQLTSNLVPHVQAIFPETAVTKRVRLGLQAQPIPDELLTQQLGNQATFSPVVTVEPRRRKFHRPIGLRIPLPPSWRESPRDAGEGDTTSLRLLCSVIGGTAPAQWEDITGTTKLMYANNCANFTTNVSARFWLADCPRTAEAVTFANLLYRELMAVPYMAKFVIFAKMNEAREGRLRCYCMTDDKMDKTLELHENFSEVARSRDIEVMEGMPLHLECSGNLVPVRKATQQPRSFSFQAFRDNRLPVSVKVRDSNKEASGFLSFLRKSTKYEDSQHVLCNLNITMPPCVKVVGSEERRRTLTPLALRERYSMLNEPGLMNAMERTELKISLISEQLGLSWAELARELHFGVDDINRIRVENPNSLLDQSSALLNLWAGREGKRAKMESVYGALKNIDRSDIVSSVESQPQAEAGASEDGACRLADSDSTLLSPSVINEITDTGRPPVVYKPRVIGHPFFRRGYGLVQEELLSPASLQYSLPSPLGAEPYWQEVSSLECAPIATTEEDILMEMSDVQVWPSGVSPSLVTVEDSSLDGSSRADDSEGATLTLPFSLGRPSSGASWASGSIMGLEEEEEGEVEEVRQEPADRDRVRASGAVPKVNLNGQLGGQRSEGRRVEVAASVAGSSVTGGGGGGGQSSEEGLSVVSGQQVYAQLCEMSGLSRTMEHNGDNRVLGGSAFQPYLPDKDSLHGWAGLQTPRLPRQSVETLILLPGSREAQEAILTPINVDKEDCAVEFLAEEQFVDEHGKVVARNVGVDVRKGVQSVKRTSLRRVKH comes from the exons AATGGGCTCAACGGTTTGCATCTGGCCTCGAAAGAAGGCCACGTCAAGATGGTCCTGGGGCTACTACACGCTGGCATTGTCCTGGAGACCACAACTAAG AAAGGGAACACTGCCCTCCATATCGCTGCGTTGGCAGGCCAGGAGAGAGTGGTGGCTGAGCTTGTCAACTATGGAGCCAACGTCAATTGCCAGTCACAG AAAGGCTTCAGTCCCCTATACATGGCTGCACAAGAGAACCACTTAGATGTAGTAAAGTTTCTGCTAGAGAACGGAGCCAATCAGAGCCTTCCAACAGAG GATGGGTTCACGCCACTGGCGGTGGCTCTTCAGCAGGGTCATGAGAACGTGGTGGCCCTGCTCATCAACTACGGCACCAAGGGCAAGGTCCGTCTGCCCGCCTTGCACATCGCTGCACGCAACGACGACACACGCACTGCCGCAGTGCTGCTGCAGAACGACCCTAACCCTGACGTCCTCAGCAAG ACTGGCTTCACTCCTCTCCACATTGCGGCTCACTATGAGAACCTGAGTGTGGCCCAACTGCTAATAAACAGAGGCGCCAATGTCAACTTTACCCCCAAG AATGGTATCACCCCCCTACACATAGCCTCCAGGAGGGGTAATGCGATCATGGTTCGACTTTTGCTGGACAGAGGGGCCCAGATAGACGCCATGACCAAG GATGAGCTGACCCCTCTGCACTGTGCGGCCAGGAACGGTCATGTCAGGATCATCGATCTCCTGCTGGACCTGGGGGCTCCCATCCATGCCAAGACCAAG aatGGCCTGTCCCCCATCCACATGGCAGCCCAGGGAGACCACATGGACTGTGTGAGGCAGCTCCTCCAGTACAACGCCGAGATCGATGACATCACGCTGGACCACCTGACCCCTCTACACGTGGCGGCCCACTGTGGTCACCACCGCATGGCCAAAGTGCTGCTGGACAAGGGGGCCAAGGCCAACGCACGTGCACTG AACGGGTTCACTCCCCTCCACATTGCCTGTAAGAAGAACCACATGCGCTCCATGGACCTTCTGCTGAAACACTCTGCCTCCCTGGAGGCCGTCACAGAG TCTGGTCTGACTCCTCTTCATGTAGCAGCCTTCATGGGGCACCTGAACATCGTGAAGAACCTGCTCCATAGAGGAGCTTCACCCAACGCCTCCAATGTG AAAGTGGAGACGCCCCTCCACATGGCATCCAGGGCAGGCCACTGTGAGGTGGCTCTGTTCCTGTTGCAGAACACAGCACAGGTGGATGCCAAGGCTAAG GATGACCAGACCCCTCTCCACTGTGCGGCCCGTATGGGACATAAGGAGCTGGTCAAGCTGCTCCTGGAGCACAAGGCCAATCCCGACTCTGCTACCACCGCTGGCCACACCCCCTTACACATCGCCGCCCGCGAGGGACACACCCACACCAGCCGCATCCTCCTGGACGGGGCGGCCCAACAAACCAAGATGACAAAG AAAGGCTTCACTCCTCTCCATGTGGCCTGTAAGTACGGCAAGCTGGATGTGGTTGAGCTGCTGCTGGAGAGAGGAGCCAACCCCAACGCGGCTGGAAAG CAGAATGGCCTGACTCCTTTACATGTGGCCGTCCATCACAACAATCTGGAGGTGGCCAAGCTGCTGGTTAGCAAGGGAGGCAACGCACACAGCACTGCCAGG AATGGCTACACTCCCCTGCACATTGCAGCCAAGCAGAACCAGGTGGAGGTGGCTGGCTGCCTGCTGCAGTACGGAGCCTCTGCCAACGCTGAGTCCCTCCAGGGGGTCACGCCCCTCCACCTGGCCTCCCAGGAGGGCCGGCCAGACATGGTGGCCCTGCTCATCTCCAAACAGGCTAATGTCAACCTGGGGAACAAG AATGGACTGACCCCTCTGCACCTGGTGGCCCAGGAAGGTCACGTAGGGATAGCAGACACCCTGGTCAAACAGGGGGCATCAGTCTACGCAGCCTCACGG aTGGGCTACACAGCGCTTCACGTGGCCTGTCACTATGGCAACATCAAGATGGTGaagttcctcctgcagcagcaggctcatGTGAACAGCAAGACCAGA GTGGGCTACACTCCCCTGCATCAGGCCGCCCAGCAGGGTCATACTGACATCGTTACCCTGCTGCTCAAACACGGAGCCCAGCCCAACGACATCACCACT AATGGGACTTCTCCTCTGGGCATCGCCAAGCGTCTGGGTTACATCTCTGTCATTGATGTGCTGAAGTTGGTCACAGAGGAGGCTGTTTCCGTG ATCACCACAGAGAAACATCGGATGAGTTTCCCTGAGACAGTGGATGAGATATTGGACGTTTCAGAGGATGAGG GTGATGAGTTGCTGGGGATGGATGGTGCTCGCCACCTGAAGCTTGACGACCTCAAGGACCAGGATGATGAATTCCTGTCCCCTAAGAAGACCCTGAGAGACTTTGAGGGTGGACTGGGTACCAC GCCATACTCTCCTGCTATTCCCAGAATCCCATGCGTATCCCCTGAGACCGTCCTGCTGGAGGGG CACACCCCTGTCCCCCTGCCTAAGGACTATGATGAGGACTCTCTGATCCCCAGCAGTCCTGCTACAGAGACCTCTGACAACGTCAGCCCAGTGGCCAGCCCTATACACACAGG GTTCCTGGTCAGTTTCATGGTGGATGCCCGGGGGGGCTCCATGCGTGGCAGCAGACACCACGGGCTGCGTGTCATCATCCCCCCTCGGACCTGTGCTGCCCCTACCCGCATCACCTGTCGTCTGGTCAAACCCCAGAAACTCACCACCCCTCCCCCGCTAGTGGAGGGAGAGGGCCTGGCCAGCCGTATCATCTCCCTGGGGCCCTCCAGTATGCAGTTCTTAGA GCCAGTGATAGTGGAGATTCCGCACTTTGCTGCTCTGGGTCGAGGGGACCGGGAGCTGGTGGTTCTGCGCAGTGAGAACGGCTCTGTCTGGAAGGAGCATCGCAATCGCTATGGCGACGAGGTGCTGGAGACCATTTTGAATGGCATGGATGAAG ACCTGGAGAGTCACGAGGAGTTGGAGAAGAAGAGAATCCGCCGAATCATCTCCACTGACTTCCCCCTCTACTTCGCTGTGGTGTCCCGCGTCCAGCAGGAGAGCGACCTGATTGGCCCAGAGGGAGGTCAGCTGACCAGTAACCTGGTCCCTCATGTCCAGGCCATCTTCCCTGAGACAGCGGTCACCAAGAGAGTTCGGCTGGGGCTGCAG GCTCAGCCGATCCCAGACGAGCTGCTGACTCAACAGCTTGGTAACCAAGCGACCTTCAGTCCAGTGGTCACGGTAGAGCCACGACGACGCAAGTTCCACCGGCCAATCGGATTACGTATCCCACTGCCCCCTTCTTGGAGGGAGAGTCCACGTGACGCTGGGGAGGGGGACACCACCAGCCTGCGCCTACTCTGCAGTGTCATTG GTGGAACAGCACCTGCCCAATGGGAGGATATAACTGGCACCACCAAGCTGATGTACGCCAACAACTGCGCCAACTTCACCACCAACGTCTCCGCAAG GTTCTGGCTGGCAGACTGCCCTCGCACGGCCGAGGCGGTGACCTTCGCCAACCTGCTGTACCGGGAGCTGATGGCAGTGCCCTACATGGCCAAGTTTGTGATATTCGCAAAAATGAACGAGGCGCGCGAGGGCCGCCTACGCTGCTACTGCATGACCGATGACAAGATGGACAAAACCCTGGAGCTGCATGAGAACTTCAGTGAGGTGGCACGGAGCCGGGATATAGAG GTGATGGAGGGCATGCCGCTGCACCTGGAGTGCTCTGGGAACCTGGTGCCTGTGAGGAAGGCCACTCAGCAGCCACGTAGCTTCAGCTTCCAAGCCTTCAGAGACAACAGACTGCCTGTCTCGGTCAAG GTTAGAGACAGCAATAAGGAGGCATCTGGGTTCCTTTCTTTCCTACGGAAGTCTACCAAGTATGAGGACTCCCAGCATGTGCTGTGTAACCTCAACATCACCATGCCACCCTGTGTCAAG GTTGTGGGGAGTGAGGAGCGCAGGCGAACTCTGACCCCACTGGCCCTGAGGGAGCGCTACAGCATGCTGAACGAGCCCGGTCTCA tgaaTGCCATGGAGAGGACAGAGCTCAAGATCTCCCTCATATCTGAACAGCTGGGCTTGAGCTGGGCAG AGTTGGCGCGGGAGCTGCATTTTGGTGTGGATGACATTAACAGAATCAGGGTGGAGAATCCTAACTCCCTCCTGGACCAGAGTTCAGCCCTGCTCAACCTGTGGGCCGGCCGGGAGGGCAAGAGGGCCAAGA TGGAGAGTGTGTATGGGGCTCTCAAAAACATTGACCGTTCAGACATTGTGAGTTCAGTGGAGAGCCAGCCACAGGCAGAGGCCGGGGCCTCAGAGGATGGGGCCTGCAGACTGGCCGACAGCGACTCCACCCTGCTCTCCCCCAGTGTTATCAATG AGATCACGGACACAGGTCGTCCACCTGTAGTCTACAAGCCAAGAGTTATTGGGCACCCATTTTTCAGAAGGG GTTACGGGCTGGTGCAGGAGGAGCTGCTCTCCCCGGCCTCCTTGCAGTACAGCCTGCCCTCTCCACTGGGTGCTGAGCCCTACTGGCAGGAGGTCTCCAGCCTGGAGTGTGCCCCAATCGCCACCACCGAAGAAGACATCCTGATGGAAATGTCTGACGTGCAGGTGTGGCCCTCGGGGGTCAGCCCCTCCCTGGTCACAGTGGAGGACTCATCCCTGGATGGCAGCAGCCGGGCTGATGACTCAGAGGGGGCCACCCTGACCCTTCCCTTCAGCCTGGGGCGCCCCAGCAGTGGGGCAAGCTGGGCCAGTGGCTCCATCATGGggctggaggaggaagaggaaggggaggtagAAGAGGTGCGGCAGGAGCCAGCAGACAGGGACAGGGTGAGGGCCAGTGGTGCGGTGCCAAAGGTCAACCTGAATGGCCAGCTGGGAGGTCAGAGGTCGGAGGGCAGGAGGGTGGAGGTAGCAGCATCAGTGGCGGGCAGCAGTgtgactggaggaggaggaggaggagggcagagtTCAGAGGAAGGGCTTTCTGTTGTTTCAGGACAGCAGGTCTATGCCCAGCTGTGTGAGATGTCAGGACTGAGCCGAACCATGGAGCACAACGGAGACAACAG ggtgTTGGGAGGAAGTGCATTCCAGCCATACCTACCCGACAAGGACTCCCTGCATGGCTGGGCGGGGTTGCAGACACCCAGGCTGCCCCGGCAGAGTGTGGAGACGCTGATATTGTTACCAGGGTCACGCGAAGCCCAGGAGGCTATCTTAACGCCG ATTAATGTTGATAAAGAGGACTGTGCTGTTGAGTTTCTGGCTGAGGAGCAGTTTGTGGACGAACATGGAAAAGTCGTCGCTAGAAAT GTGGGGGTGGATGTGAGGAAGGGTGTTCAGTCAGTGAAGCGTACCAGTCTGCGGAGAGtaaaacactga